One window of the Thermasporomyces composti genome contains the following:
- a CDS encoding MFS transporter yields the protein MFRSLRNRNYRLYAAGSAISNIGTWLQRIAQDWLVLQLTGNSGTALGITTALQFLPFLLLAPWGGVIADRFPKRKVLQCTQVAMGVTAGVLAVLDLTGVVQVWHVYVLAFLFGVASAIDNPARQSFVVEMVGKEDLPNAVGLNSASFNGARVIGPAVAGFLIVIAGTGWVILLNALSYSATVWALARMRASELHAPKLAPRQPGMMVDALRYVGRRHDLMLVLAVVFFVGCFGLNFQMTSALMATQVFGKGAGEYGVLGSVLAIGAVTGALSAARRSTTSLRLVVGAAVCFGVLEMLSGVMPTYLTFALSLPVLGYAQLTMITAANAMMQLKVAAEMRGRVIALYSMVFIGSTPLGAPIVGWVGEAFGARWTLIGGGAISLLGTLLATFVVMRVRDIVIRPCLRPRPHLHVWSRREAMDADDAALRQRTGELHGSGSRNGPNVERLDGRPAERDAWAPVTDSRPRLPGMRGPGSTPETSVPSGQNARGLRSSTTRGERLGSGERVVACKRTTGLTQSSRRWRHSASRRSSRRSQAGPTLS from the coding sequence ATGTTCCGATCCCTCCGGAACCGCAACTACCGCCTCTACGCCGCCGGCTCCGCCATCTCCAACATCGGGACGTGGCTGCAACGGATCGCGCAGGACTGGCTGGTTCTGCAGCTCACCGGTAACAGCGGAACCGCGCTCGGGATCACCACGGCGCTGCAGTTCCTTCCGTTCCTGTTGCTCGCGCCGTGGGGCGGCGTGATCGCTGACCGCTTCCCGAAGCGGAAGGTGCTGCAGTGCACCCAGGTGGCGATGGGCGTGACCGCCGGCGTACTCGCCGTGCTCGACCTGACCGGCGTCGTCCAGGTCTGGCATGTCTACGTGCTCGCCTTCCTCTTCGGTGTGGCGAGTGCGATCGACAACCCGGCCCGCCAGTCGTTCGTGGTCGAGATGGTCGGCAAGGAGGACCTGCCGAACGCCGTCGGGCTCAACTCGGCGTCGTTCAACGGCGCTCGGGTCATCGGTCCCGCCGTGGCCGGGTTCCTCATCGTCATCGCTGGCACCGGCTGGGTGATCCTCCTCAACGCCCTCAGCTACTCCGCGACGGTGTGGGCCCTGGCTCGCATGCGCGCCTCGGAGCTCCACGCCCCGAAGCTCGCTCCGCGGCAGCCCGGCATGATGGTGGACGCGTTGCGGTACGTCGGCCGGCGCCACGACCTCATGCTGGTCCTGGCCGTCGTCTTCTTCGTCGGCTGCTTCGGGCTGAACTTCCAGATGACCAGCGCCCTCATGGCCACTCAGGTCTTCGGCAAGGGCGCCGGCGAATACGGTGTCCTCGGCTCGGTCCTCGCGATCGGCGCGGTGACCGGTGCGCTCTCGGCGGCACGTCGGAGCACGACCAGCCTGCGTCTCGTGGTCGGTGCGGCCGTGTGCTTCGGCGTCCTGGAGATGCTGTCCGGGGTGATGCCGACGTACCTGACGTTCGCGCTGTCGCTCCCGGTCCTCGGCTACGCCCAGCTCACCATGATCACCGCGGCGAACGCGATGATGCAGCTGAAGGTGGCGGCCGAGATGCGCGGTCGGGTGATAGCCCTCTACAGCATGGTGTTCATCGGCAGCACGCCGCTGGGCGCGCCGATCGTCGGTTGGGTCGGCGAGGCCTTCGGCGCCCGGTGGACGCTCATCGGCGGTGGCGCGATCAGCCTGCTCGGGACGCTGCTCGCCACGTTCGTCGTCATGCGGGTCCGAGACATCGTCATCCGACCGTGCCTGCGGCCGCGGCCGCACCTGCACGTGTGGAGCCGCCGCGAGGCGATGGACGCGGACGACGCGGCGCTTCGGCAACGTACCGGCGAGCTGCACGGCTCCGGCTCTCGGAATGGCCCGAACGTGGAGCGACTCGATGGTCGTCCAGCGGAGCGCGACGCGTGGGCACCCGTGACCGACTCACGGCCGCGGCTCCCCGGCATGCGAGGGCCGGGATCGACGCCCGAGACGTCGGTTCCCTCCGGTCAGAACGCCCGAGGCCTCCGGTCGTCCACGACGCGGGGGGAACGACTGGGCTCGGGTGAGAGAGTGGTGGCGTGCAAGCGGACCACCGGTCTCACCCAGTCCTCGCGACGGTGGCGACACAGCGCGTCGAGACGCTCGTCCCGGCGAAGCCAGGCGGGTCCCACGCTCTCGTGA
- a CDS encoding YesL family protein has product MTILTRLTDALLAVVFAGLLWTLASIPLVTAGPACAGLCAVMTAWDEDGPPRVWSTFWSGFGRNFRQGVWFSLLTAVAAALLSIDVLYAFRAEDAPLRVPVLTVALLGILAVSGTLVYLYPLLVRYPGPWRRTLRNAALFAAAHPLTSLAGLLLTLAAAVGVLMVPVSLPLAAGLVGWVICRLTGRVFDRFEARQASLQRAETSA; this is encoded by the coding sequence ATGACGATCCTGACCAGGCTCACCGACGCGCTGCTCGCGGTCGTGTTCGCCGGTTTGCTCTGGACGCTCGCCAGCATCCCGCTGGTCACCGCCGGTCCGGCGTGCGCCGGCCTGTGCGCGGTGATGACCGCCTGGGACGAGGACGGCCCGCCCCGGGTGTGGTCGACGTTCTGGTCGGGGTTCGGCCGGAACTTCCGGCAAGGCGTCTGGTTCAGCCTGCTCACCGCGGTCGCGGCGGCGCTGCTGTCCATCGACGTGCTCTACGCGTTCCGGGCCGAGGACGCGCCGCTGCGAGTCCCCGTGCTGACGGTCGCGCTCCTCGGCATCCTGGCGGTCAGCGGCACGCTCGTGTACCTCTACCCGTTGCTCGTCCGCTACCCCGGCCCGTGGCGGCGCACCCTGCGGAACGCCGCCCTGTTCGCGGCTGCCCATCCGCTCACGTCGCTGGCTGGGCTCCTGCTCACGCTCGCCGCCGCCGTCGGGGTCCTCATGGTCCCGGTGAGCTTGCCGCTCGCCGCCGGCCTCGTCGGCTGGGTGATCTGCCGGCTGACCGGTCGGGTCTTCGACCGCTTCGAGGCCAGACAGGCCAGTCTCCAGCGGGCCGAGACCAGCGCCTGA
- the thpR gene encoding RNA 2',3'-cyclic phosphodiesterase has protein sequence MSGEAWQVRLFVALVPPASVLDDVAVVVSDIRGRVDADVRLRQEQWRWTERAQWHLTLAFLGEVGDDVVPGLKARLARVARRSQPLHLHVRGGGGFGSARNARVLWSGVHGDVDELRRLAGSVAAAARRVGIDVPDRRYRPHLTLARLRVPADVRPVVEWLSDYTGPVWEADRLELVRSYLRAGPNGGSRYETIHAWPLGRPGSAAE, from the coding sequence GTGAGCGGGGAGGCCTGGCAGGTGCGGTTGTTCGTCGCGCTCGTCCCTCCAGCGTCCGTCCTGGATGACGTCGCGGTCGTCGTCTCCGACATCCGCGGCCGGGTGGACGCGGACGTCCGACTGCGGCAGGAGCAGTGGCGGTGGACCGAGCGAGCCCAATGGCACCTCACGCTCGCCTTCCTGGGGGAGGTCGGTGACGACGTCGTGCCTGGACTGAAGGCCAGGCTCGCGCGGGTCGCCCGTCGCTCGCAGCCCCTCCACCTCCATGTTCGAGGCGGTGGTGGCTTCGGCTCCGCTCGCAACGCGCGTGTGCTCTGGAGCGGCGTGCACGGAGACGTCGACGAGCTACGGCGCTTGGCGGGGTCGGTGGCCGCGGCCGCCCGGCGCGTCGGCATCGACGTGCCCGACCGTCGGTACCGGCCCCACCTCACCCTCGCCAGGCTGCGGGTGCCGGCCGACGTCAGGCCCGTGGTGGAGTGGCTGTCGGACTACACGGGGCCGGTCTGGGAGGCGGATCGGCTGGAGCTGGTGCGGTCGTACCTGCGCGCGGGGCCGAACGGCGGCTCGCGGTACGAGACCATCCACGCCTGGCCACTGGGTCGGCCCGGCTCGGCGGCGGAGTAA
- the serC gene encoding phosphoserine transaminase: MADDPTTITIPTELKPGDGRFGSGPSKVRPEAVEALSAAGRTLLGTSHRQAPVRSLVHRVKEGIRTLFELPDGYEVVLGLGGSTAFWDIAAHNLVRHRAQHLSFGEFSAKFAKVTAGAPFLEEPTVVTGEPGTLPTPYAEAGIDVYAWPHNETSTGVMAPVRRVPDADDGALVVIDATSGAGGLPVDIAQADVYYFAPQKCFASDGGLWIAVMSPAALARVDEIAASGRYIPAFLDLRTAIDNSRKDQTYNTPAIATLILLAEQLDWLLANGGLAGAVARTTDSSTRLYSWAEKSTYATPFVADPAARSLVVGTIDFDASVDAAAVAKVLRANGIVDVEPYRKLGRNQLRVAMFPAIEPSDVEALTVCIDYVTERLTDS, encoded by the coding sequence GTGGCTGACGACCCCACCACGATCACGATCCCGACCGAGCTCAAGCCCGGTGACGGACGCTTCGGCTCCGGCCCGTCCAAGGTCCGCCCCGAGGCGGTCGAGGCCCTGAGCGCGGCCGGTCGGACACTGCTCGGCACCTCCCACCGGCAGGCGCCGGTCCGTTCGCTGGTCCACCGCGTCAAGGAAGGCATCCGCACGCTGTTCGAGCTGCCCGACGGCTACGAGGTGGTGCTCGGCCTCGGCGGGTCCACGGCGTTCTGGGACATCGCGGCGCACAACCTCGTCCGCCACCGCGCCCAACACCTGTCGTTCGGCGAGTTCTCCGCCAAGTTCGCCAAGGTGACGGCCGGCGCGCCCTTCCTCGAGGAGCCCACCGTCGTGACCGGCGAGCCAGGCACCCTGCCCACCCCGTACGCTGAGGCGGGCATCGACGTCTACGCCTGGCCGCACAACGAGACGTCGACGGGCGTCATGGCCCCCGTGCGGCGCGTGCCCGACGCCGACGACGGCGCGCTCGTGGTCATCGACGCCACGTCGGGCGCCGGTGGACTGCCCGTCGACATCGCGCAGGCCGACGTCTACTACTTCGCCCCGCAGAAGTGCTTCGCATCCGATGGCGGGCTGTGGATCGCCGTCATGTCGCCGGCGGCGCTGGCTCGGGTTGACGAGATCGCCGCATCAGGTCGTTACATCCCGGCGTTCCTCGACCTGCGCACCGCGATCGACAACTCGCGCAAGGACCAGACCTACAACACGCCGGCGATCGCAACCCTCATCCTCCTCGCCGAGCAACTGGACTGGCTGCTGGCCAACGGGGGTCTCGCGGGCGCGGTGGCCCGCACGACGGACTCCTCGACGCGGCTGTACAGCTGGGCGGAGAAGTCGACGTACGCCACACCGTTCGTGGCTGACCCGGCGGCGCGCTCGCTCGTCGTGGGCACGATCGACTTCGACGCCTCGGTGGACGCCGCGGCGGTGGCCAAGGTCCTTCGAGCCAACGGCATCGTCGACGTCGAGCCGTACCGCAAGCTGGGACGCAACCAGCTGCGGGTCGCGATGTTCCCCGCGATCGAGCCGAGCGACGTCGAGGCCTTGACCGTCTGCATCGACTACGTGACCGAACGCCTCACGGACTCGTGA
- a CDS encoding DUF2530 domain-containing protein — MSRARKRRLPLLAQAEVEPLDVDGVRALAVGTVLWLVAFLILLPFAEHLREDGREWWLATCLTGVGLGLIGLGYCVWRRSRRPSNAQESSDDEG, encoded by the coding sequence GTGAGCCGCGCCCGGAAACGTCGTCTGCCCCTCCTCGCTCAGGCGGAGGTGGAGCCGTTGGACGTGGACGGCGTCCGCGCCCTCGCAGTGGGCACGGTCCTCTGGCTGGTCGCGTTCCTCATCCTGCTGCCCTTCGCGGAGCACCTGCGCGAGGACGGCCGGGAGTGGTGGCTCGCTACCTGCCTCACCGGAGTCGGCCTCGGCCTCATCGGCCTCGGCTATTGCGTGTGGCGACGATCCCGTCGGCCATCGAACGCTCAGGAGTCGTCCGACGACGAGGGGTAG
- a CDS encoding NCS2 family permease: MVKFLEKGSSMVGSATTTAKRSNGFIDRYFKITERGSTVGREIRGGIVTFFAMAYIVALNPLIIGTAQDATGQYLGGGDEPNLAAVAATTALVAGVMTLLMGVVANFPLALATGLGLNAFVAFSVASQMTWADAMGLVVLEGLIILLLVLTGFRRAVFHAIPAELKTAISVGIGLFIALVGLVDGGVVRRTANPPVPVQFGVNGFLGGWPVLVFILGLLAISVMMLKKIKGAILYGIVGATVLAIIIEAIAKVGPAGAGYADNPKGWGLNVPRLPESWVQVPDFSLLGNFSLLGSFERIGIASVVLLVFTLMLADFFDTMGTMTAIGAEANLLREDGTPPHTQRILVVDSIAAAAGGAAGVSSNTSYIESAAGVGEGARTGLASVVTGICFLLATIFAPVVEIIPYEAATPALVVVGFLMMTQVKEIAWDRFEIALPAFLTIILMPFTYSISVGIGAGFVSYVVLTVARGKARQVHPLLWVVAALFVVYFAIDPIQQVLGLL; encoded by the coding sequence ATGGTCAAGTTCCTCGAGAAGGGAAGCTCGATGGTCGGGTCGGCGACGACGACCGCCAAGCGATCAAACGGCTTTATCGATCGGTACTTCAAGATCACAGAGCGTGGTTCCACTGTCGGCCGCGAGATTCGCGGTGGCATCGTGACGTTCTTCGCGATGGCCTACATCGTGGCCCTCAACCCGCTGATCATCGGGACCGCGCAAGACGCGACAGGTCAGTACCTCGGCGGTGGGGACGAGCCGAACCTCGCGGCGGTGGCAGCGACGACCGCGCTCGTCGCGGGCGTCATGACGCTGCTCATGGGCGTCGTGGCCAACTTCCCCCTCGCGTTGGCCACCGGGCTCGGTCTGAACGCCTTCGTGGCCTTCAGCGTCGCCAGCCAAATGACCTGGGCCGACGCGATGGGACTCGTCGTCTTGGAAGGTCTCATCATCCTGCTGCTGGTCCTCACCGGTTTCCGCCGAGCGGTCTTCCACGCCATCCCGGCGGAGCTCAAGACAGCCATCAGCGTCGGTATCGGCCTGTTCATCGCCCTCGTCGGCCTGGTCGACGGCGGTGTGGTTCGACGCACGGCCAATCCACCCGTTCCGGTGCAGTTCGGCGTCAACGGTTTCCTCGGCGGTTGGCCCGTCCTGGTCTTCATCCTGGGGCTGCTCGCGATCAGCGTCATGATGCTCAAGAAGATCAAGGGCGCGATCCTCTACGGCATCGTCGGCGCCACCGTGCTCGCGATCATCATCGAGGCGATCGCGAAGGTCGGGCCGGCCGGAGCCGGCTACGCCGACAACCCCAAGGGCTGGGGCCTCAACGTGCCGCGGCTGCCGGAGTCCTGGGTGCAAGTGCCCGATTTCTCGCTCCTCGGGAACTTCTCCCTGCTTGGGTCGTTCGAGCGGATCGGGATCGCCTCGGTCGTGCTGTTGGTGTTCACCCTCATGCTGGCCGACTTCTTCGACACCATGGGCACGATGACGGCCATCGGTGCCGAGGCCAACCTGCTCCGAGAGGACGGCACGCCACCCCACACCCAGCGCATCCTGGTCGTGGACTCGATCGCCGCGGCGGCCGGCGGTGCGGCGGGTGTCTCGTCCAACACGTCCTACATCGAGTCGGCCGCCGGTGTCGGCGAGGGTGCCCGCACCGGCCTGGCGAGTGTCGTCACCGGCATCTGCTTCCTGCTGGCCACGATCTTCGCGCCCGTGGTCGAGATCATCCCGTACGAGGCGGCGACACCGGCTCTGGTGGTCGTCGGATTCTTGATGATGACCCAAGTGAAGGAGATCGCCTGGGATCGGTTCGAGATCGCTCTCCCGGCGTTCTTGACGATCATTCTGATGCCGTTCACCTACTCGATCAGCGTGGGTATCGGCGCGGGCTTCGTGAGCTACGTGGTGCTCACGGTCGCCCGGGGCAAGGCGCGCCAGGTGCACCCGCTGCTCTGGGTGGTCGCCGCCTTGTTCGTCGTCTACTTCGCGATCGACCCGATCCAGCAGGTGCTGGGGCTCCTCTGA
- a CDS encoding DMT family transporter has translation MTGTRAALAQTSRSPSSRTLLLGILATIGIGLVLSVQSRINGELGSRLSDGVLAALISFGIGLVVLTVLVGTNPDARRGVRALLAAIRQPRVTSPDDSPRLRWWQCLGGVCGAFLVVTQATTVGVVGVAVFTVAVVAGQTASSLVVDRLGVGPAGRQRVTANRVVGALVALVAVALTVSDQLRAPSALALALLPALGGVGTAWQQAVNGLVAAAARGGAARSSERAARAPNGATGALVAALVNFAVGTVALLVAVGVDVAIRGLPDALPANPVLYLGGACGVVFIGTSAFLVRYTGVLILGLGAVAGQVIGALALDAVLPVSDAELTVLTIVGALLTLVAVTVAALPRRG, from the coding sequence GTGACCGGAACCCGCGCCGCTCTCGCCCAAACCAGTCGTTCTCCGTCATCCCGGACCCTCCTCCTCGGCATCCTCGCGACGATCGGGATCGGCCTGGTCCTATCCGTCCAGAGCCGGATCAACGGTGAGCTCGGGAGCCGGTTGAGCGACGGGGTCCTCGCTGCTCTCATCTCGTTCGGGATCGGCCTCGTGGTGCTGACCGTGCTCGTCGGCACGAACCCGGACGCGCGCCGCGGGGTTCGGGCGCTCCTCGCCGCGATCCGCCAGCCGCGCGTGACGAGCCCGGACGACTCACCACGGCTGCGCTGGTGGCAGTGCCTCGGCGGGGTCTGCGGCGCGTTCCTCGTCGTCACCCAGGCGACCACGGTGGGCGTGGTGGGTGTCGCCGTCTTCACGGTGGCGGTCGTCGCCGGCCAGACCGCCAGCAGTCTCGTCGTCGACCGGCTGGGTGTGGGCCCGGCCGGGCGGCAGCGCGTGACGGCGAACCGCGTCGTCGGCGCGCTGGTCGCACTGGTCGCGGTCGCCCTCACGGTGTCCGACCAGCTGCGCGCTCCCTCGGCACTCGCGCTCGCGCTCCTTCCCGCACTCGGAGGCGTGGGGACGGCATGGCAGCAGGCGGTGAACGGCCTCGTCGCGGCGGCCGCGCGAGGTGGCGCGGCGCGGAGCTCGGAGAGAGCCGCACGGGCGCCGAATGGCGCCACCGGGGCGCTCGTGGCCGCGCTGGTCAACTTCGCGGTCGGGACGGTCGCCCTCCTCGTGGCGGTCGGGGTGGACGTCGCCATCCGCGGTCTTCCCGACGCGCTTCCCGCCAACCCGGTGCTCTACCTCGGCGGCGCGTGCGGTGTCGTGTTCATCGGGACATCCGCCTTCCTCGTGCGCTACACCGGCGTACTCATCCTGGGTCTCGGAGCGGTCGCGGGTCAGGTGATCGGCGCGCTGGCGCTGGACGCGGTGCTGCCGGTCAGTGACGCCGAGCTGACCGTGCTCACCATCGTGGGAGCCTTGCTCACGCTCGTCGCGGTCACCGTCGCCGCCCTACCCCGCCGCGGGTAA
- a CDS encoding penicillin-binding transpeptidase domain-containing protein produces MSTDWPPTRGETVTEYGPAPRRRRRLRVMVYVVCVALLASGALGGYRMLKGSADARRAEQLAQHVARAERQMHAFATAWANEDWTTAARHTDSPEAAASLLESVDRNLDPSALTITVGDGVAERADEDDGVVVVPFTVRMTVPRVGGFAYSSKARLVPAAEGPLVAFDPSVVHPELGAGQTLAVAKVQERGAILDRTGAELVASSLVGEVQDGRGVSGLQKRYDETLRGSAPPYAVAVTDRQSGKAVKPLLQSDVRPGRDVRTTIDPDVQRAAAAALDVAATPASLVAIKPSNGDILAVANQPGGGFNRALVGTYPPGSTFKVVTAAALLETGLQPSDALECPRFAWVDGYRFTNQDEFTLPAGSTFQDAFAHSCNTAFIEARDRLDEDTLAETAAAFGIGGEWDTGVGTYDGSVPVNVSDVDKAAAMIGQGRNLASPLVMASVAATVKSGRFVQPRLVPDAVDRPHQAPRDLDPEVLRALRSMMRAVVTEGSGDALRGLPGRPHAKTGTAEYGDEQPPRTHAWMIGYQQDDDLAWAVLVEDGSSGGTDAGAVAAEFLRQLATR; encoded by the coding sequence GTGAGTACGGATTGGCCACCGACGCGTGGCGAGACTGTGACCGAGTACGGACCCGCTCCGCGCCGCAGGCGACGTCTCCGCGTGATGGTGTACGTCGTCTGTGTGGCGCTCCTGGCCTCCGGCGCCCTGGGCGGCTACCGGATGCTCAAGGGCTCGGCGGACGCGCGCCGAGCCGAGCAGCTCGCGCAGCACGTCGCGCGCGCTGAGCGACAGATGCACGCGTTCGCCACCGCGTGGGCGAACGAGGACTGGACCACCGCGGCGCGGCACACCGACAGCCCGGAGGCCGCGGCGTCGCTCCTGGAGTCCGTTGATCGGAACCTCGACCCCAGCGCGCTCACCATCACGGTCGGGGACGGTGTGGCGGAGCGAGCGGACGAGGACGACGGCGTCGTCGTCGTGCCGTTCACCGTCCGGATGACGGTGCCGCGCGTCGGAGGCTTCGCGTACTCCTCCAAGGCGCGGCTCGTTCCGGCCGCCGAAGGACCGCTCGTTGCGTTCGACCCCTCGGTCGTCCATCCCGAGCTCGGGGCTGGGCAGACCCTCGCGGTGGCGAAGGTCCAAGAGCGCGGGGCGATCCTCGACCGCACCGGCGCCGAGCTCGTCGCGTCGTCCCTCGTGGGCGAGGTCCAGGACGGTCGAGGGGTGTCCGGACTCCAGAAGCGGTACGACGAGACGCTCCGCGGCTCGGCGCCCCCGTACGCGGTCGCGGTGACCGACCGACAGTCCGGGAAAGCGGTGAAGCCGCTGCTCCAGTCCGACGTCCGGCCTGGGCGTGACGTCCGCACGACCATCGACCCCGACGTCCAGCGCGCCGCAGCGGCGGCGCTGGACGTGGCGGCGACACCGGCGTCGCTCGTCGCGATCAAACCTTCGAACGGAGACATCCTGGCCGTGGCCAACCAGCCTGGCGGCGGGTTCAACCGTGCCCTGGTCGGGACATACCCGCCAGGGTCGACGTTCAAGGTGGTGACCGCCGCCGCCCTGCTCGAGACCGGCCTCCAGCCCTCGGACGCACTCGAGTGCCCCCGGTTCGCATGGGTGGACGGCTACCGCTTCACCAACCAGGACGAGTTCACGTTGCCGGCCGGGTCGACGTTCCAGGACGCCTTCGCTCACTCGTGCAACACCGCGTTCATCGAGGCGCGCGACCGACTCGACGAGGACACCCTGGCCGAGACGGCCGCGGCTTTCGGCATCGGAGGCGAGTGGGATACGGGTGTCGGCACGTACGACGGGTCGGTCCCGGTGAACGTCAGCGACGTCGACAAAGCGGCAGCGATGATCGGCCAAGGCCGCAATCTCGCCTCACCGTTGGTCATGGCGTCGGTCGCCGCCACCGTGAAGTCCGGTCGGTTCGTCCAGCCGAGGCTCGTCCCGGACGCCGTCGACCGGCCTCACCAGGCGCCTCGCGACCTCGACCCGGAGGTTCTGCGTGCCCTCCGGTCGATGATGCGCGCGGTCGTCACCGAGGGTTCAGGCGACGCGCTGCGTGGGCTGCCCGGCCGACCGCACGCCAAGACGGGCACCGCCGAGTACGGCGACGAGCAGCCGCCCCGCACGCACGCGTGGATGATCGGCTACCAGCAGGACGATGACCTCGCCTGGGCCGTCCTCGTCGAAGACGGCAGCTCCGGCGGCACCGACGCCGGAGCCGTCGCCGCCGAGTTCCTCCGGCAGCTCGCGACGCGGTGA
- a CDS encoding aldo/keto reductase produces the protein MLGTGITTARLGRTDLSITRLGLGLWTLGPRDAARHPEADERAIKAIRLAVERGVNWIDTAAVYGLGHSETLIRRALEPLPPDERPAVFTKCGVVWDDTRPSAPPRRVGDAASLRAGAYASLRRLGVEHLDLLQMHWPPQDGTPVEDYWQTLLDLKAEGVARYVGLANHSVDQLHAAERLGHVDAVKQPFSIAQREFAGRELPWCLEHGTGVLVYRPMRAGLFSLGFTRRTAVTVPTEDWRSRRPHFTDKEEANAALVEAVRPVAERHGVSVGVLAVAWTLAWSGVSGVMVGARREEQVEAWLPADRLRLTDTDLLEIAAAIERTGAGEGPSRP, from the coding sequence ATGCTGGGCACAGGCATCACCACCGCCCGACTCGGGCGAACCGACCTCTCGATCACGCGGCTCGGCCTCGGGCTCTGGACGCTCGGACCTCGGGACGCCGCCCGACATCCAGAGGCCGACGAGCGCGCGATCAAGGCCATCCGTCTGGCGGTCGAGCGTGGGGTGAACTGGATCGACACCGCCGCGGTCTACGGCTTGGGGCACTCCGAGACGCTGATCCGCCGCGCGCTCGAGCCGCTCCCGCCGGACGAACGCCCTGCGGTCTTCACCAAGTGCGGCGTCGTGTGGGACGACACCCGCCCGAGCGCGCCTCCGCGTCGCGTCGGGGACGCGGCGAGCCTTCGTGCCGGCGCCTACGCCTCGCTGCGGAGGCTGGGGGTGGAGCACCTCGACCTCTTGCAGATGCACTGGCCACCGCAGGACGGGACACCGGTCGAGGACTACTGGCAGACCTTGCTCGACCTGAAGGCCGAGGGTGTCGCGCGGTACGTCGGCTTGGCCAACCACTCCGTGGACCAGCTCCACGCTGCCGAGCGGCTCGGCCACGTCGACGCGGTGAAGCAGCCGTTCTCGATAGCGCAGCGCGAGTTCGCCGGCCGTGAGCTGCCGTGGTGCCTCGAGCACGGCACGGGTGTCCTGGTCTATCGACCGATGCGCGCCGGGCTCTTCTCGCTCGGCTTCACCCGCCGCACAGCGGTCACCGTGCCGACGGAGGACTGGCGGTCGAGGCGACCCCACTTCACGGACAAGGAAGAGGCGAACGCCGCGCTCGTGGAGGCGGTGAGACCGGTCGCGGAGCGACACGGCGTCTCCGTGGGCGTGCTCGCCGTCGCCTGGACCCTCGCGTGGTCGGGGGTCTCGGGGGTCATGGTGGGTGCTCGGCGCGAGGAGCAGGTCGAGGCTTGGCTTCCTGCCGATCGGCTGCGGCTCACCGACACCGACCTGCTCGAGATCGCGGCGGCGATCGAGCGAACGGGGGCGGGTGAGGGACCGAGCCGGCCGTGA
- a CDS encoding MarR family transcriptional regulator, which produces MRYGKGMPSSTMPVRSDAGLASALRISVMRLSRRLRNQRAEDHGLSANQLSVMSTLHGHGPMTIGEIAAAEKVRPPSTTRTVTSLEELGLVVREPHPTDRRQVVVRLAEAGRRLLAEDRKRRDAWLARRLRELSPEEKEILRAAAPILERLAAS; this is translated from the coding sequence ATGAGGTACGGTAAAGGCATGCCGTCATCAACTATGCCCGTGAGGTCTGACGCAGGCCTCGCAAGTGCTCTCCGAATCTCAGTGATGCGGCTGTCCCGTCGGCTCCGAAACCAGCGAGCCGAGGACCATGGGCTTTCGGCTAACCAGCTCAGCGTCATGTCGACGCTGCATGGGCACGGTCCGATGACTATCGGCGAGATCGCCGCCGCCGAGAAGGTCCGTCCTCCGTCCACCACGCGGACAGTGACGTCCTTGGAGGAACTCGGACTGGTGGTGCGCGAGCCGCATCCCACGGACCGTCGTCAGGTCGTGGTCCGACTGGCCGAGGCGGGACGCCGCCTGCTCGCTGAAGATCGCAAGCGTCGCGACGCCTGGTTGGCGCGACGTCTTCGTGAACTGTCCCCGGAAGAGAAAGAGATCCTGCGCGCAGCCGCACCGATCTTGGAAAGGTTGGCCGCTTCGTGA